From a region of the Fibrobacterota bacterium genome:
- a CDS encoding glycerol-3-phosphate dehydrogenase/oxidase: protein MDYDLIIVGGGINGAALARLAAFNGLATALFEAGDFGRGASTNTSKLLHGGLRYLETYDFGLVKDAVRERAALLGLAPHLVEARRFFFPSTRLGRHARPIIKAGLALYDLLAAGRRLEAHRWVPPAELRRLEPAFLPGEDCGAYAYTDCVMDDARLVMENLADAASLGARISNYQSFQGAEPAGDGRMEVTVSDRLTGKEIVHRARQVAIVAGPWTDQVIASAFPGSAPQVRLSQGIHLIADGLPSRSCFILPVPGSKRYFFVVPWKGKHLIGTTETELEEIPAGPAVPREAEIGELLRLAATYFPDWKPDIICTITGIRPLARSGKGSTVGLSREHEFHTLRDKVYSGVGGKYTTHRSFADAFLKHILGKKASIKDIKPRPLPGAWKDTQERDAVRRGLMAYPFADEPVAAAWLRRYGKRALELAEFVSGEAARRERLPGPYGLLTGELAWAAEKEWARTSEDFLRRRTDAYFTRGGGTECLDRVDAFFRTRTPGISALGIEADYPAFLRANRHTAASAGGGGK, encoded by the coding sequence TTGGATTACGATCTGATCATCGTAGGGGGCGGTATCAATGGCGCTGCCTTGGCCCGCTTAGCCGCTTTCAACGGCCTGGCCACCGCTTTGTTCGAAGCCGGGGATTTCGGCCGGGGAGCGAGCACCAATACCTCGAAACTACTCCATGGCGGCCTGCGTTACCTCGAGACATACGATTTCGGCCTGGTGAAAGACGCGGTGCGCGAGCGCGCCGCCTTGCTCGGCCTGGCGCCCCACTTGGTGGAAGCCCGGCGCTTTTTCTTTCCCAGCACCCGCTTGGGCCGGCACGCCCGCCCCATCATCAAAGCGGGATTGGCCTTGTACGATTTGCTGGCCGCGGGGCGCCGCTTGGAAGCGCACCGCTGGGTGCCGCCCGCCGAGCTGAGACGCCTGGAGCCGGCCTTCCTGCCCGGGGAGGATTGCGGCGCCTACGCCTATACCGACTGCGTCATGGACGATGCCCGCCTGGTCATGGAAAACCTGGCGGACGCGGCGTCCTTGGGCGCCCGTATCAGCAACTACCAATCTTTCCAGGGGGCGGAACCCGCAGGTGACGGTCGCATGGAAGTGACGGTGTCCGACCGTTTGACGGGGAAGGAGATCGTCCACCGGGCCCGCCAGGTGGCCATCGTGGCCGGGCCCTGGACCGATCAGGTCATCGCTTCCGCCTTCCCGGGCAGCGCTCCCCAGGTGCGGTTGTCCCAAGGCATCCATCTGATCGCGGACGGGCTGCCCTCGCGCTCCTGCTTCATCCTGCCGGTGCCGGGATCCAAACGCTATTTCTTCGTCGTGCCATGGAAGGGGAAGCATCTGATTGGAACCACGGAGACCGAACTGGAGGAAATCCCCGCCGGGCCCGCCGTTCCGCGGGAAGCGGAGATCGGCGAATTGCTGCGGCTGGCGGCGACTTACTTCCCGGATTGGAAACCCGATATCATCTGCACCATCACCGGAATCCGCCCCTTGGCTCGTAGCGGGAAGGGTTCCACCGTGGGCCTGAGCCGCGAACACGAATTCCATACCTTGCGTGACAAGGTGTATTCTGGGGTCGGCGGGAAATACACGACCCATCGCAGCTTCGCCGATGCCTTCCTGAAGCACATCCTCGGTAAAAAGGCATCCATTAAGGACATCAAGCCGAGGCCACTTCCCGGGGCGTGGAAGGACACGCAAGAGCGCGATGCGGTGAGGCGCGGATTAATGGCCTATCCCTTCGCCGACGAGCCCGTGGCCGCGGCTTGGCTGCGCCGTTACGGCAAGCGGGCGCTGGAACTGGCCGAATTCGTATCCGGTGAAGCGGCGCGGCGCGAAAGGCTGCCGGGCCCCTACGGCCTGCTGACCGGAGAGCTGGCATGGGCCGCGGAGAAAGAGTGGGCCCGCACCTCCGAGGATTTCCTGCGTCGCCGCACCGACGCGTATTTCACCCGGGGCGGCGGGACCGAGTGCCTCGATCGGGTGGATGCCTTCTTCAGGACCCGCACTCCCGGAATTTCGGCCTTGGGGATCGAAGCGGATTATCCCGCTTTCCTGCGAGCTAACCGGCATACGGCGGCATCGGCGGGGGGCGGCGGAAAATGA
- a CDS encoding SUMF1/EgtB/PvdO family nonheme iron enzyme — protein MLLSCTSEPSGVNLDIFRSPSLFRADTTASDHPFCDQTNPVGTPAACKQEHKYKLTWLRPEDTANFQGYRIYFDTVPDDKKWADVQKHPELASVIVHRSPVNDSLVFVFTSDRKTLPDTLLPGQDRIVALDSNGRAELSTGKLVFALVPVYSGSGAQGQPQYAYFVTTDRQAPDVFRPDIRPLPHGLRIAWERPTDRVSFFDPGLDTGVIKGYRLELGLDGRITANRLNSFQPKLKSYRMGGSDSTAAVLDSLELKNGVPDKMLFKLPDGHRSAKHTHPDATDSMYVEIEGMFPQDTLTVQLWAIDSAGNSNDSAMSPVSIRTTDTTQPSTPKLGFDSLSLNGFTITWLAARDSVAGPGGLTEADHPNANIMDYRLTRTMVRAPGERTTSLDRMDTIVQDSLVPTRSQFRIPVRFLPPGATYHMTLFAEDSSGYPSQIDTMNVTTPKVAFADTDSVLTCPPGFIPMPRGKFQLGSNAFPGSDETPPRIAAMAPYCIEPYEHRDSTGQRFVSNVTYEQAEAICEAISPEFATKLCSEAEWERACEGPTADSALALRHGIQSETNDPSILQASCNQATNDSDMAFNFSLRNPICLTTEGVYDMAGNLSEWVRDTYFPNAYNSLSGDTLRLDHGTVFADSGERPPHSLRGGNYLKPDRLQLSAVQNLARCSNRDFPEQVRPVYRDSCLSEDKPRLVVIFGTGLDGHRCFTPKDVFLDPDVTDLRPAPRIDTAILAFHRGSTKVDTQRFSPDSTFRGKKPTSAKLTTKTLAVVKFERILPISAQDSVYDDTLDATEFLDTTQAGLAKIFQREASNSEWTVHKEDGKFAIKYLYAYTQLGSKPALPYYSNRAIGFRCCSLAAKKVVPTDSVAGPSAMSAALHR, from the coding sequence TTGCTATTGAGCTGCACCTCCGAGCCCAGCGGAGTAAATCTGGACATCTTCCGCAGCCCTAGCCTATTCCGCGCCGATACCACGGCCTCCGATCATCCCTTCTGCGATCAAACCAACCCCGTCGGTACCCCCGCTGCCTGTAAACAAGAGCATAAGTACAAGCTGACCTGGTTGCGGCCGGAAGATACCGCGAACTTCCAGGGTTACCGCATCTATTTCGACACCGTCCCCGATGACAAGAAGTGGGCGGATGTCCAGAAACATCCCGAATTGGCCTCGGTCATCGTCCACCGCTCTCCGGTGAATGACAGCCTGGTTTTCGTCTTCACTAGCGACCGCAAAACCCTTCCCGATACCTTGCTCCCGGGCCAGGATCGAATCGTGGCGCTCGATAGCAACGGCCGCGCGGAGCTCAGCACGGGAAAACTGGTTTTCGCCCTGGTCCCGGTGTATAGCGGGAGCGGAGCCCAAGGCCAGCCTCAGTACGCGTACTTCGTCACTACGGATCGTCAGGCTCCGGACGTGTTCCGTCCGGATATCCGGCCTCTGCCCCACGGTCTCCGCATCGCTTGGGAGCGGCCCACCGATCGGGTGAGTTTCTTCGACCCCGGCTTGGATACGGGAGTCATCAAGGGGTACCGCCTGGAGTTGGGCTTGGACGGACGCATAACCGCCAATCGCCTGAATAGCTTCCAGCCTAAGCTCAAATCCTATCGCATGGGCGGCTCGGATAGTACGGCGGCCGTTCTGGATAGCCTGGAGCTCAAGAATGGCGTCCCCGACAAGATGCTCTTCAAACTCCCGGACGGCCATCGCTCGGCCAAACACACGCATCCCGATGCCACCGACAGCATGTACGTGGAGATCGAGGGTATGTTCCCGCAGGATACCCTGACCGTGCAGCTTTGGGCCATCGATAGCGCGGGCAATTCCAATGACAGCGCGATGTCGCCGGTCTCCATACGCACGACCGATACCACCCAGCCTTCGACGCCCAAGCTCGGTTTCGACTCCCTTTCGCTGAACGGTTTCACCATTACATGGTTGGCCGCGCGGGATTCCGTGGCCGGCCCCGGCGGCCTGACGGAGGCCGATCACCCCAACGCGAACATCATGGATTACCGGCTGACCCGCACCATGGTCCGGGCGCCCGGCGAGCGGACCACCAGCCTGGACCGGATGGACACCATAGTTCAGGATTCCTTGGTCCCGACGCGATCGCAGTTCCGCATCCCGGTCCGGTTCCTACCGCCGGGCGCGACCTATCATATGACCTTGTTCGCCGAAGACAGTTCGGGTTATCCTTCGCAGATCGATACCATGAACGTTACCACCCCGAAGGTCGCCTTCGCCGATACCGACAGCGTACTCACTTGTCCGCCGGGATTCATCCCTATGCCGCGCGGGAAATTCCAGCTGGGTTCGAACGCTTTCCCGGGTTCGGACGAAACGCCCCCGCGCATCGCGGCCATGGCGCCCTACTGCATCGAACCCTACGAGCATCGCGACTCCACCGGGCAACGCTTCGTCTCCAACGTGACCTACGAACAAGCCGAAGCCATCTGCGAAGCCATCAGTCCCGAATTCGCGACCAAGCTTTGCAGCGAAGCGGAATGGGAACGCGCTTGCGAAGGGCCCACCGCCGACTCGGCCTTGGCCCTGCGCCACGGGATCCAATCCGAGACCAATGATCCTTCCATTTTGCAGGCCAGTTGCAATCAGGCCACCAATGATTCGGATATGGCCTTCAATTTCTCCTTGCGCAATCCCATCTGCCTCACCACCGAAGGAGTATACGACATGGCCGGCAATTTGTCCGAGTGGGTGCGGGATACGTATTTCCCGAACGCTTACAATAGCTTATCTGGGGACACCTTGCGCCTGGATCACGGCACCGTCTTCGCGGACTCGGGAGAACGCCCGCCGCACTCCCTGCGCGGCGGCAATTACCTGAAACCCGACCGCCTGCAATTATCGGCCGTGCAAAACCTGGCGCGCTGCTCCAATCGGGATTTCCCGGAACAAGTACGGCCCGTGTACCGGGACAGTTGCCTCAGCGAGGATAAGCCCAGGCTCGTGGTGATCTTCGGCACGGGATTGGATGGGCACCGCTGCTTTACACCGAAGGATGTTTTCCTGGACCCGGACGTTACGGACTTGCGCCCGGCGCCCCGCATAGATACGGCCATCCTGGCATTCCATCGCGGCTCCACGAAAGTGGACACGCAACGCTTTAGCCCGGACTCCACCTTCCGTGGGAAAAAACCCACCTCGGCGAAACTCACGACCAAGACCCTCGCGGTCGTCAAGTTCGAGAGGATCTTGCCTATCTCCGCGCAGGACAGCGTTTACGACGATACCTTGGACGCCACCGAATTCCTGGACACGACGCAGGCGGGTTTGGCGAAAATCTTCCAGCGGGAGGCTTCGAACTCCGAATGGACGGTCCATAAGGAAGACGGAAAGTTCGCGATCAAATATCTCTACGCGTACACGCAATTGGGAAGCAAGCCTGCCCTGCCCTACTACTCCAATCGCGCCATCGGATTCCGTTGCTGTAGCTTGGCGGCCAAAAAAGTTGTTCCTACCGATTCCGTCGCCGGCCCCTCAGCGATGAGCGCAGCACTTCATCGATGA
- the ndk gene encoding nucleoside-diphosphate kinase has translation MESTLVIIKPNGVKGGIIGEIISRYEKARLSVSAIQIKSLSKAEAEGFYAEHKERGFFGELVGFMTSGPVVLLALSGEKAVEKVRTINGATNPANASAGTIRHDFAPNTGENIVHSSDSAVSAAREIAYWFEKTAIISYPAYSYVK, from the coding sequence ATGGAATCCACTCTCGTCATTATCAAGCCCAACGGCGTTAAAGGCGGCATCATCGGGGAGATCATCTCCCGCTACGAGAAGGCGCGCTTGTCCGTTTCGGCGATCCAGATCAAGAGCTTGAGCAAGGCCGAGGCCGAAGGCTTCTATGCCGAGCACAAGGAGAGGGGATTCTTCGGGGAACTGGTTGGCTTCATGACCTCGGGCCCGGTCGTTCTGCTGGCCCTGTCGGGCGAGAAGGCCGTGGAGAAGGTACGCACCATCAACGGCGCAACCAATCCCGCCAATGCCTCCGCGGGCACAATCCGCCACGATTTCGCGCCGAACACCGGCGAAAACATCGTACACTCGTCGGACTCGGCCGTCAGCGCCGCCCGCGAGATCGCCTATTGGTTCGAAAAGACGGCGATAATCTCGTATCCCGCCTATTCCTACGTGAAGTGA
- the rplU gene encoding 50S ribosomal protein L21, which produces MYSVIECGGFQHKVTVGETLKLPKMDVKVGDVVTVSNVLLFADGGTIQVGAPLVSGAAVTLEVLNQGKADKVISFKRKQRKRYRRTVGHRQQFTEVLVTGIASGSAKANVDEKAKIRARARITALEARKVQQPKVTRAQKIAAAQAK; this is translated from the coding sequence ATGTACTCTGTCATCGAATGCGGTGGATTCCAACATAAAGTCACCGTCGGGGAAACCCTGAAGCTTCCCAAAATGGACGTCAAGGTGGGCGACGTCGTCACCGTGTCCAACGTCCTCCTCTTCGCCGACGGCGGCACCATCCAGGTCGGCGCTCCGCTCGTTTCCGGCGCGGCCGTAACGCTTGAGGTCCTCAACCAGGGCAAGGCCGACAAGGTCATCTCCTTCAAGCGCAAGCAGCGGAAGCGCTACCGCCGCACCGTCGGCCATCGCCAACAGTTCACCGAAGTTCTCGTGACCGGGATCGCATCCGGCTCCGCCAAGGCCAACGTCGATGAGAAGGCCAAGATCCGCGCCCGGGCCCGCATCACGGCCCTCGAAGCGCGCAAGGTCCAGCAACCGAAGGTAACCCGCGCGCAAAAGATCGCCGCGGCCCAAGCCAAGTAA
- a CDS encoding gamma carbonic anhydrase family protein — MIHAFGDSQPALGPRVFVAPSADVIGRVELGEDASIFFQCVLRADINFIRVGPRSNVQDHTTIHVASDLGTTLGADVSVGHGCTIHACTVGDRVLVGMGSIIMDGAVVGDDCLIAAGSLLPKGKAYQAGTLIMGNPAKPVRGLSADEIAGLAKLAHKYVNVKDVYLHSRPWPG; from the coding sequence GTGATACACGCATTCGGCGATAGCCAGCCGGCCTTAGGGCCCAGGGTTTTCGTCGCCCCCAGCGCCGACGTCATCGGCCGGGTGGAATTAGGCGAAGACGCCTCCATCTTTTTCCAATGCGTGCTGCGGGCCGATATCAATTTCATCCGCGTGGGCCCGCGCAGCAACGTCCAAGACCATACCACCATCCACGTCGCCAGCGATCTCGGGACGACCTTGGGCGCGGATGTTTCCGTAGGCCATGGCTGTACCATCCATGCTTGCACCGTGGGCGATCGCGTATTGGTGGGGATGGGCAGCATCATCATGGACGGCGCGGTGGTGGGGGACGATTGCCTGATCGCGGCGGGCAGCCTGCTGCCCAAGGGAAAGGCCTACCAGGCCGGCACCTTGATCATGGGCAACCCCGCCAAGCCCGTCAGAGGACTCTCCGCCGATGAGATCGCAGGCTTGGCAAAGCTGGCCCACAAGTACGTGAACGTGAAGGACGTTTACCTGCATTCGCGACCATGGCCTGGTTGA
- a CDS encoding protein kinase produces the protein MERTLIAQDQLIGVRFEKCVVEKLIGRGGYGLSYLAFDGELQEHRVIKVSQDSGLDEATRRRHLKTFLEEGLILSRLKHPQIVTLRGQGDKHGHRYMILDYIQGYSLRAILDAVGQRQVALGCAWQDLMDPITASALILSALYPLEYAHRANVHLPDREIFGVAHRDISPGNLILGVKGNEKGRLVLIDFGTAKTALNENVTVDQNLVGTIPYMGKARLQKANSPEERALHQEFWKDFRETQHDIHAIGVLYYQLLTGRLPFYGETTPQIIVKILDREAYTQCHLDIASAHPYASGVLRKCLAWNDFNLPLSEQEYQYPDAAAMRPEMEEVFHSLSGGRSVNDVLIALGKRMAHPEALAPAEEGAKAKSGTASTGSLSMPVVPQRTSEMLRALPYPVKKRSPWPYFALGAGLLVIALGAAWRFAPRHSDLFARAKSEPGPSTHSSPLPASAQPVTAVPASGTRAPAAPAARPLPAPREILENLGSAKAASHPDKSSRPAPASAKPSSRPNPATKAARPGGNSTLTPNAGRVSPGDVAPEVPQVAPSSETSGEFAKEEFVQAQTLVREEDPSAFEHINALLARHPGSPDLRLLKSQVILLRNPSSAEARGELSALQSARPEFMHPGLFHEQSLYLLWQADAAAFEAQKTPENRVRLLKSANAYLSEYGSLPAYQSKVQGIKDRLPR, from the coding sequence ATGGAAAGGACCTTGATCGCCCAAGACCAGCTGATCGGCGTGCGCTTCGAGAAGTGCGTGGTGGAAAAGCTGATCGGCCGCGGCGGTTATGGCCTTTCCTATCTCGCCTTCGACGGGGAGCTGCAAGAACATCGCGTCATCAAGGTCTCCCAGGATTCGGGCCTGGACGAAGCGACGCGCCGCCGCCACCTCAAGACCTTCCTGGAGGAAGGCCTCATCCTCAGCCGCCTCAAGCATCCGCAGATCGTGACCCTGCGCGGTCAGGGGGACAAGCACGGCCATCGCTACATGATCCTGGATTACATCCAGGGCTATAGCCTCCGCGCCATCCTCGATGCCGTGGGGCAGCGCCAAGTCGCCCTCGGGTGCGCTTGGCAGGACCTGATGGATCCCATCACCGCATCGGCCCTGATCCTTTCGGCCCTCTATCCGCTGGAGTACGCCCACCGCGCCAACGTGCATCTTCCCGATCGAGAGATCTTCGGCGTGGCCCATCGGGACATCTCCCCCGGGAACCTGATCCTGGGCGTGAAGGGGAACGAGAAAGGGCGCCTGGTGCTTATCGATTTCGGCACGGCCAAAACGGCCCTGAACGAGAACGTCACCGTCGATCAGAACCTGGTCGGAACCATTCCCTATATGGGGAAGGCGCGACTGCAGAAGGCCAACTCGCCGGAAGAGCGCGCGCTGCACCAGGAGTTCTGGAAGGACTTCCGCGAGACCCAGCACGACATCCACGCCATCGGCGTGCTCTACTACCAACTGCTCACGGGCCGGCTCCCGTTCTACGGCGAGACGACGCCGCAAATCATCGTCAAGATCCTGGATCGCGAAGCCTACACCCAGTGCCACCTGGACATCGCTTCCGCGCATCCCTATGCTTCCGGGGTCTTGAGGAAATGCCTGGCCTGGAACGATTTCAATCTCCCCCTTTCCGAGCAGGAATACCAGTACCCGGACGCGGCCGCCATGCGCCCCGAGATGGAAGAGGTCTTCCATTCCCTCTCTGGAGGCAGATCTGTTAACGACGTTCTCATCGCATTGGGCAAGCGCATGGCCCATCCGGAAGCCCTGGCCCCCGCGGAGGAAGGCGCCAAGGCCAAGAGCGGAACGGCCTCCACGGGATCGCTGTCCATGCCCGTGGTCCCGCAGCGCACTTCCGAAATGTTGCGCGCCCTGCCTTATCCGGTGAAGAAGCGCTCGCCTTGGCCCTACTTCGCCTTGGGCGCGGGATTATTGGTGATCGCCCTGGGGGCCGCATGGCGCTTCGCCCCCAGGCACTCCGACCTTTTCGCAAGGGCCAAGTCGGAACCCGGTCCATCCACGCACTCGTCCCCCCTTCCCGCATCCGCCCAACCCGTCACCGCGGTTCCGGCCTCCGGCACGCGAGCACCCGCCGCGCCGGCCGCGCGCCCCCTTCCCGCGCCTCGCGAAATCCTGGAGAACCTGGGCTCCGCGAAAGCGGCATCCCATCCGGATAAATCTTCCCGCCCCGCTCCGGCCTCCGCGAAACCCTCCTCCCGCCCGAACCCGGCAACCAAGGCCGCCCGCCCTGGCGGGAATTCCACCCTAACCCCGAATGCGGGCCGGGTCTCCCCGGGGGACGTCGCTCCCGAGGTCCCGCAGGTTGCCCCTTCCTCCGAAACCTCCGGGGAATTCGCCAAGGAGGAATTCGTGCAGGCTCAGACCCTGGTTCGCGAAGAGGATCCTTCCGCGTTCGAGCACATTAACGCCTTGTTGGCCAGGCATCCGGGATCGCCGGATCTCCGCCTGCTGAAATCCCAGGTGATTTTGCTGCGCAACCCCTCTTCGGCCGAGGCTCGCGGAGAGCTGTCGGCCTTGCAATCCGCACGGCCGGAATTCATGCATCCCGGCCTGTTCCATGAACAGTCGCTCTACCTCCTCTGGCAAGCGGATGCCGCCGCCTTCGAGGCCCAAAAAACCCCGGAGAACCGGGTCAGGCTGCTCAAATCCGCCAATGCTTACCTCTCCGAATACGGTTCGCTTCCCGCCTACCAGTCCAAGGTACAGGGAATCAAGGACCGCCTTCCGCGCTGA
- a CDS encoding YdcF family protein produces the protein MAWLKSLGVFALLLIVGAWVINAYVVVKGKGRTFQAAEDAPAVDAVIVPGASVYRSGRLSPVLRQRMEGALRYLALHKGVKLILSGHAIPHGYSETTAMVEFARANAVPEKDIMVDDRGRSTYVTLLNFRRASPLRRILIVSQDYHLPRALYIAQAMGFESAGLVVSEDAAQSGNMPFREYFTRLKDFLLLRVSGWFNAN, from the coding sequence ATGGCCTGGTTGAAATCCCTCGGCGTCTTCGCCCTCTTATTGATCGTCGGCGCCTGGGTCATCAACGCCTACGTGGTCGTGAAAGGCAAGGGCCGCACGTTCCAGGCCGCCGAAGATGCTCCCGCGGTAGATGCGGTCATCGTGCCGGGCGCCAGCGTGTACCGATCAGGCAGGCTCTCGCCCGTATTGCGCCAGCGCATGGAAGGGGCGCTGCGCTACCTCGCCTTGCACAAGGGCGTCAAACTGATCCTTTCCGGCCACGCCATCCCCCACGGGTATAGCGAAACCACCGCTATGGTGGAATTCGCGCGCGCCAACGCCGTTCCGGAAAAGGATATCATGGTGGACGACAGGGGGCGTAGCACCTATGTTACCCTGCTCAATTTCCGGCGCGCCTCGCCGCTTCGCCGCATCCTGATCGTGAGCCAGGACTACCACCTTCCCAGGGCCCTGTACATCGCGCAAGCCATGGGATTCGAATCGGCCGGGTTGGTGGTGAGCGAGGATGCCGCGCAATCCGGTAACATGCCCTTCCGCGAATACTTCACCCGCCTCAAGGACTTCCTCTTGCTGCGCGTGTCGGGATGGTTCAATGCCAATTGA
- a CDS encoding peptidylprolyl isomerase → MPVSLLRFVITALLACAWVGAADAPPAATPTAAAPAPQAAPASKDAPAPVSAPVATDAAPVDPAAAPASPSANPPKAKTRKGGAKAAKTAKGPASIVITVGPNKISKSQIDTLADLMINARHQDGSAPQRGEREYIAKMVATNLIGQDLLDLEAKRLNVVADQKSLDSLSRAFRANFPSDEAYKQALRSAGDTEAGLREKMARQIKADKLLNAQMSPMERPSEKEMRDFFAAHKSAFPINDSLRACQILFMVDANTSAGEAAKKKSELELIRADLAKDTARIDALLTRFVMKAREISDGPEKKDGGDLQRFLPGDFNPEFKKQVTALKVGQMSPVFRTPLGWHLVVLTERNDGKFESYQLQIARALVTEKAAKAGKDLKKYLKTLADRYKVAFLDEGYRDSTVAGVYEH, encoded by the coding sequence ATGCCCGTTTCCCTCCTCCGCTTCGTCATTACCGCCCTTTTGGCATGCGCCTGGGTCGGCGCCGCCGATGCGCCCCCAGCCGCGACCCCGACCGCCGCCGCCCCTGCGCCGCAAGCCGCCCCCGCCTCCAAGGATGCGCCCGCGCCCGTGAGCGCGCCTGTTGCGACGGATGCGGCCCCCGTGGATCCGGCTGCCGCGCCCGCTTCCCCTTCCGCCAATCCCCCCAAGGCCAAGACCCGCAAAGGCGGCGCGAAGGCTGCCAAAACGGCGAAGGGCCCGGCTTCGATCGTGATCACCGTCGGCCCCAACAAGATCTCGAAGAGCCAAATCGACACCTTGGCCGATCTGATGATCAACGCCCGTCATCAGGATGGTTCCGCGCCCCAGCGTGGCGAGCGCGAATATATCGCTAAAATGGTGGCCACCAACCTCATCGGGCAGGATTTGCTCGATCTGGAAGCCAAGCGCCTGAACGTGGTCGCGGATCAGAAATCCCTCGACTCCTTGTCGAGAGCCTTCCGCGCCAACTTCCCCAGCGATGAGGCCTATAAGCAGGCCTTACGCTCGGCCGGGGACACCGAAGCGGGCTTGCGCGAGAAGATGGCCCGCCAGATCAAGGCGGACAAGTTGCTGAACGCGCAGATGAGCCCGATGGAGCGGCCCTCCGAAAAGGAAATGCGGGATTTCTTCGCCGCCCACAAATCGGCCTTCCCCATCAACGATTCCCTGCGCGCCTGCCAAATCCTGTTCATGGTCGACGCCAATACCAGCGCCGGCGAGGCCGCGAAGAAGAAGAGCGAGCTGGAGTTGATCCGGGCGGATCTGGCCAAGGATACGGCGCGTATCGATGCGCTCCTCACCCGCTTCGTGATGAAGGCGCGCGAGATTTCCGATGGCCCCGAGAAAAAGGATGGCGGCGATCTGCAACGCTTCCTGCCTGGCGATTTCAACCCGGAGTTCAAGAAGCAAGTCACCGCCCTTAAAGTCGGCCAGATGTCGCCGGTGTTCCGCACCCCGCTCGGCTGGCACCTGGTCGTGCTGACGGAACGGAACGACGGGAAGTTCGAGAGCTACCAACTCCAAATCGCCCGCGCCCTGGTGACCGAGAAGGCTGCCAAGGCGGGTAAGGACCTGAAGAAATACCTCAAGACCCTGGCGGACCGCTACAAAGTCGCCTTCCTCGACGAGGGATACCGCGACAGCACCGTCGCGGGAGTCTACGAGCATTAA
- the rpmA gene encoding 50S ribosomal protein L27: MAHKKGLGSTRNGRDSNPKYRGVKKFGGETVIPGNIILRQKGTRWHPGHNVGIGRDFTIYSLIEGQVKFERYGKDRQKVSVYPAVAVAAAAA, from the coding sequence ATGGCACATAAAAAAGGTCTAGGCAGCACTCGTAACGGCCGCGATTCCAATCCGAAGTACCGTGGCGTGAAAAAGTTCGGCGGCGAAACCGTCATCCCCGGGAACATCATCCTTCGCCAGAAGGGGACCCGCTGGCATCCGGGCCATAACGTCGGCATCGGCAGGGACTTCACCATCTACTCCCTGATCGAGGGCCAGGTGAAGTTCGAGCGCTACGGGAAAGATCGCCAGAAGGTCAGCGTCTATCCTGCGGTCGCCGTAGCGGCCGCCGCGGCCTAA